From Epinephelus fuscoguttatus linkage group LG17, E.fuscoguttatus.final_Chr_v1:
ACGACTTAAACCATGCTAAAACAGTGTCAGAGAGAAAAACCAGTCCTGTTTTATGAAGCCGAGACCTGGAGAACAACAAATAACACAGCCTGCAAAGTGCAAAGCCTCATTAACAGGTGCCTGAGAAGAATCTTGAAAATCCATTGGCCAGACAAGATCACCAACGAAGATCTTTGGATGAAGACACAGCAAATACCAACTAAAGATAAAACTGGATGAAAACCAGTGTGAAACATCATCAGACAGGCTCTGACATGGAACCCTcaggggaagagaaagagaggtcgGCCAAGAAACACCTGGCAAAGGGATCTGCCGGACGACACCAAGAAGATGGGATACACCTGGTCACAGATAGAAAAGAAAGCCAGCAATCGGGTACTCTGGGATCCCTTGTCGACGGCCTATACCCTAAAAGGGGTGTACGgcataagtaagtaagtaagagTGTGTGAACCAAGGCCATTAGGGTGGATACCCTCAGGGCAGAAAAAAAGCTGGACATTTCCAGAAGAGATTAAAATTGTCGATAAAAGCGACGTTGCAAGCTCCTTAAGTTCTGATTGCTGATTACATAACAAGTGCACTGTTCAGTTAGAGGTTCCCATTCAGTTGCCTGAGAGTTTTATCTGTTAGTTTGACATCATTCAAGGTCTTGTTGTTGCCTTCAGCCATATGGCTCTTTCCCAGAGTAGAGTTTTGTGTTATACTTTTGTGACCTTGAGAAATTTGTGTACGTAAGGGCAGGGGTGGTGTATATAAAGAGTTACTTTGTGAACTGTTCTGTATATTCAGAGGAGACTCACCATGAAGGCCCTGATATTCCTGGCTTTGCTCGGAGCTGCATGTAAGAGACAAACCAACGTACTATTTTATCTCCTAAAAGAAGTATTAATTCCCACAAACCTTTATGTATTTACCGTATATTTTCATTCATGGCAATGGTTAGGTATTTCTAAGTTGTATTTCACATGTTATATTTTATACATACTGTTTCAGTTGCTGCAGCTGATGATAAGGTTGTCGGTGGGTATGAGTGTCCCAGACACTCTGTTCCCTACCAGGTGTCTCTGAACGCTGGATATCACTTCTGCGGTGGATCCCTCATCTCCAGCCAGTGGGTGGTGTCTGCTGCTCACTGCTACAAGTCGTAAGTACAGGAAGTCACACGTTTTTTGCGTTACAATCAACTAATGTGCAAGTTGTATTGAAGGATTTGACTTACATACACCAGATACCAGGGTTTTCTTGGTCTTTAGCCCTCTGTAGGTGCACAGACATGTACCAAGATGAACACACTTCTGTAAAAGTTGAAATCAGGAGTTGGCCTCATAAGTTTTTACTGTAAGCAAATGTAAAACTGAAAAAGATACCATAAACAAAGAGCTAGACCAATGGTAGTATGAAAAGAGTTAGTGTCAGTTGATATATGCCTTATAATTAAACTACTTAATCAGGTCACTAACTTTAttactttaaaaacatgtttaacacAATATTCAGAAaccatttttaagaaaaaagaccTTAAAACTGTCTTAACTTTCATACCTCAACTAGTCGTATCCAGGTCCGCCTCGGCGAGCACAACATCGCAGTGAACGAGGGCACCGAGCAGTGGATCGATGCTGCCAAGATGATCAAGCACCCACAGTACAACAGCTACAACCTGGATAACGACATCATGCTGATCAAACTGAGCCGCCCCGCCAGCCTCAACAACTATGTCCAGACTGTGGCCCTGCCCTCTCGCTGCCCCCAGCCCGATGAGAACTGCCTGGTGTCCGGGTGGGGCAACACCTCCGCCAATGGAGGTAAGTGTTGTATGGAGGCTGAGAGAAAGGAGGGAAGAAGTTTGGTCTCAAATTATGATGTAGGTGTGTGGATGTGACGAATAACAAAAGGCAAGCTCAATAACTTGAAGGCATGTACTGCTGTAACTACTAAATTAAAGAAGGTGCCATTAGACTCAAGCTGGGTAGAAGTGCAGCACAAAATACAGGATTATGATACAGATTAGTACATGCTTAAAGGGGTAATCAACCAGTTTTACATATAAAGTTCTGTTTATTCAACTTGAGAGGTATTTCTCAGCCTTTGACAAACAGATGTAGATAATGTATTTTGTGGCTtcaagggccctgacacaccaatcTGCTGTGTTGTTCCTCTGGTTTCCCTTAtttaatgatgaatacagactaccgcttGGCATATACTACTACAGCCTTTACTATTAATACTACTGTTgctagttttggttttatgaaCCCATCACAATTTCTTGTGAAATTTTCTAGCTGTGAAAAATGCAATATGACATATTTAAATTGCATCTATGTTCGACCACTGGTTCAAAACCCAAATGTATTCACAATAATATGTGTATGATAGGGTATTTACAAGGATATGAAACAGAGGAAAGCTGCAAATCTTAACACTAGAGAAACTGTAACCACCAAGTTTGGCTTTTATAAGGGATAAATTAGCAAAACTGGAGTCAATTAATATTCCATCAACAAATCAATTAATCAGCCAATCACTACATTACTCATATCTAAAACTACACTGTAAATGTATTATATGCATAACGGTAGGTAGAGTAACTGAGGCTTGCCTTCCTGCTCCACAGACAACTTTCCAGACAGGCTGCAGTGTCTGAGGCAGCCCATCATCGATGACAGGATCTGCAGGAACGCCTACTCCCACCTCTTCACAGAGAACATGGTTTGCTCCGGATTCATGCATGGAGGTGCCAGCAGCTGCCAAGTGAGTTGGACTAAACCACAGTGAACGCACAGGGAGTCAGGTGGTGCATGAGTGTGCATCTCTTCCAGCAGTACAAAGAGCACACAAAAGTACACATTATAGCACTTATTTTTCACTGACCATTGAGTATACTTGCTCCTTTAATGCAAATGATGCACATATCCACTCTAATACCTTTTAATTAAATGCAGAGTGATATTTTTCAGTGTACCCACTTTTTAGATTACCCCAGTGGCACTGCTGTGTCTGTATCATTGACTGCAGGAGGATGATGAAACAGTATTGCAAGAGACTCATCGTCACCCTCTGAAACTGCTTCCTCTTTTAGgtttttttaagatgttttatgattaatgtgatttaaataagtaaatatatactatgcaggacttCCTAAAAACAATATAGACTCAGAATACAGAATTAATACCTATCAGtaatcacttatgacccactagaattgcgtggcagtgtatttatctaATTATGCTGTGGTCAGAATGTTAATGGACACAGCATTTTGATTTCTTAGAATTTCTCTTTGTCTACATACAGTATGAGAGCAACTGTAACGTTCCCCAAATTTCCCcgggggatcaataaagtaatCTGAATCAGATACAGAGAAAGGTTCTGGTAAAACCACAGTGGGAGGATGCTGGACATGTAATGCTATAATCATAAGCAGTAGAttgatttaaaatattttatatttgtatttttattaatgaTAGACTCTGAATCCCTAACTCACAACCATGTGCACCACATATACATTATACAGCTAATATCTGTCAGCATAGAGGTTTTATCATAACACTCTTGACCACACCCAAAGGTGAACAGTTGAAACTCATAAACAGAGAGGGCAGAATTTACCATGTATTAACTATGACCACTTAAAGTAACATTTATAACCCTGTcatgctacctctgtgtgtgtttgcagggaGACTCTGGTGGTCCTCTGGTGTGCAACGGTCAGCTGCAGGGAGTCGTGTCCTGGGGTTATGACTGCGCCATGAAGGGACACCCCAGCGTCTACGCCCGTGTGTGCCGCTTCAACAGCTGGATCAGCACCACCATGCGCAAcaactaaacacacacagacgcccATACATCCACGTGCAAGgtgacatttcaacaacacactcAGCATTTATATTCAGTTTATTTGAAACACCCTCTGTATTATTGTTTCATTCATGTACATCTCATGAATAACATGTTTTGGCATGATAATCTGAAGAAGtggataaattaataaaaaatatacatcaGCAACCACTGACTGTCTTTTTATTCTACATTGAGTTTCACAGTTGTCAAAACAATATTAACATGCTCGTGTTTGGTAATATTGTATTCTCAGTGATTCATTCTGTGCTGTCACAAGGCCACTGCTGTCtttaaattcaaacaaaaaacagacctAAAACTTCTGCACAACATCCATGTATAACATTGAATCTATTGTACTATAGAGACATGCATCTCTATGAAATGCCTTTTGTACTCTGGACGGCACTGCAGTGATATGGGAGACAAGCAAACTTGAGTAAATAAGCAGTAAGGCATAACTGCATTACTTGTCTGGATTCTGTCATGCATTCCTCAGATGGCTCAGATGGTGCTTTGTAAACTTCGCTGCTTCTTGTTTGCTGAGGCAACCTAAACatacaaagaaaaagacagagagagagaagagggtaTAGCCATGCAGGCTTATTAAACAGGGAGACATGTGCAGCGTGATATAGGGATGGCATGATAATAAATATTGGAGACTGAGGGCAATTGTAACATCTTAAATTACATAATAAGAAATGAGACAGAACTATGACACCCATTATGCACATGGTCTTAGATGATCCCTCTCTGCATACATCAACATAAAAACCAACATAAAGTGTCTTAGCAAGTGTCTCATGACATGTAGCTTTGTGTTTCTACTGTGTCTGAATGCACTCATTTCAAGCAGCAGTTCATTTTGATTCGTAAAGCTAATGAAAGTTCAACAACCCACCTGACCAGCAATCCTATCCAAATCTCTCTGGCCCTGAGGGGTAAGTCTCCGTCCACTGTAATCACATGTTAAAATAAGACATCACTAATTCAAATCACCACACCATTGTCTTTAACACAGCTTTTCCCCTCTTTCTCACCCATTGGGGTCCTTCTCCACCATCTTGAGGCCTTCCAGAGCTTGGAGGACCTTCCTCGCCACGTTTCTAGAGCCCACACTGAAGTGGGCGGGGCACACACCATTCCTCTGACGCCCTCCGTAGATCTTGATCATGGATCCCACGCCGACCCCTCCTCGCAGGTACAGGTGACGAGCTGTGGACGCTTGTGAGACGGGCAAACAGTATATATGTTGCAATATATTCTTGTTTTCTCACTTGCAATGCTCTTGTACTCGTTCACCCGAAAGACATGAAATCAAACATTCCAACTTATCAACTGTGTGACATTTTTCTCTGCACACTCAAATgtggggttagggttagtggTTAGGTATGTGGGGACGATATGTCTTAGTAGATAACATACACAGCAGCTGAGTGGCGATTGTGTACATATGCTTATATTGTATATACTGTACCAGTTATGGAAAATCTTCTCATAATGCGACTGACAAATATTACACAAGGGTTTCGTGTACAATCATATATCACATGGATTCCACAAATAGAGTCCAGACACCAGCAAGAGTATTTGAAATGATTACACGCATCAAAATATCCTTTTACACAACTCTTGGACCACGTTTCCAACAAAAACTTTAGGTATAGTACACCTAGAATAGATCCTGTACGTAACCAGTACGGACATAAACCTAAACCCTACATCTGTTTCGTGTTTCCAACTTTgtatatacaaatgatcattttgggaataaaatattcctttaaaaacaaaaatcatcagATGGGATTTCCTGGAACAAAATTTTATAAAGGAGATTTAAAGGATCTTTGAACTGTAAAGGTTTGAGAGTAACCATGAGTATAAAACTGCACAATGGAAAtactgaaaaatgtttaattaatttAGCTAAGGCTGTAACCAATGAACAGCAGTATTCTCATTCTTgatcaaaacaaaaattgtCTGGTTTAGTCCATAAAATCCAAGAAAAGACACATGCCCAGAGCTTAAGATGTTGCTAACTAATCACTGATCATGTGTGAGCAACAGTTAAACAcccacacagatttttaattttttaattaacaaa
This genomic window contains:
- the LOC125905029 gene encoding trypsin-3-like translates to MKALIFLALLGAAFAAADDKVVGGYECPRHSVPYQVSLNAGYHFCGGSLISSQWVVSAAHCYKSRIQVRLGEHNIAVNEGTEQWIDAAKMIKHPQYNSYNLDNDIMLIKLSRPASLNNYVQTVALPSRCPQPDENCLVSGWGNTSANGDNFPDRLQCLRQPIIDDRICRNAYSHLFTENMVCSGFMHGGASSCQGDSGGPLVCNGQLQGVVSWGYDCAMKGHPSVYARVCRFNSWISTTMRNN
- the LOC125905030 gene encoding 40S ribosomal protein S19; protein product: MPSVTVKDVNQQDFVRALSAFLKKSGKLKVPEWVDTVKLARHKELAPCDDNWFYTRAASTARHLYLRGGVGVGSMIKIYGGRQRNGVCPAHFSVGSRNVARKVLQALEGLKMVEKDPNGGRRLTPQGQRDLDRIAGQVASANKKQRSLQSTI